One Stigmatopora nigra isolate UIUO_SnigA chromosome 1, RoL_Snig_1.1, whole genome shotgun sequence DNA segment encodes these proteins:
- the LOC144199595 gene encoding uncharacterized protein LOC144199595 encodes MSDIQGDSALSWERAWESDSESDSESDSESDSESDSESGSDSESDSESDSESDSESDSESDSESDSESDSESESESDSDSDSESDSESDSESDSESDSESDLESDSESDSESDLESDSESDSESDSDSESESDSESDSESDSESDSDSESDSESDSESDSESESDSESESDSDSESDSESDSESDSESDSESDSESDSES; translated from the exons ATGTCAGACATTCAAGGAGATTCGGCTTTGTCCTGGGAACGCGCCTGGG AATCAGATTCAGAATCAGATTCAGAATCAGATTCAGAATCAGATTCAGAATCAGATTCAGAATCAGGTTCAGATTCAGAATCAGATTCAGAATCAGATTCAGAATCAGATTCAGAATCAGATTCAGAATCAGATTCAGAATCAGATTCAGAATCAGATTCAGAATCAGAATCAGAATCAGATTCAGATTCAGATTCAGAATCAGATTCAGAATCAGATTCCGAATCAGATTCAGAATCAGATTCAGAATCAGATTTAGAATCAGATTCCGAATCAGATTCCGAATCAGATTTAGAATCAGATTCCGAATCAGATTCCGAATCAGATTCAGATTCCGAATCAGAATCAGATTCAGAATCAGATTCAGAATCAGATTCAGAATCAGATTCAGATTCAGAATCAGATTCAGAATCAGATTCAGAATCAGATTCAGAATCAGAATCAGATTCAGAATCAGAATCAGATTCAGATTCAGAATCAGATTCAGAATCAGATTCAGAATCAGATTCAGAATCAGATTCAGAATCAGATTCAGAATCAGATTCagaatcataa